The genomic DNA GCTCATTCATACCTTAAGCTTCTTGCACTTCAGTGAAATTCACACTGAAATCCTAGCCTCAGGGAAGTCAGTAAATTTTGCCAGTTTTCAGTGTGATCAGGATTTCACCACCCCAGAATGTAAATCAAAGAAGTCAGCCTCCCAGCACCGCTTCAACAAATTTATACCCATGTTCAACACTAAGTGAATGGTCCAATAAGGAATACAACTTCTTGCATATGCAACACTTTTCAGGCCCCAATCCTTCATACTTACCTATCATTTTCCACTTATTTCTGCAAGAGTCAGAATGCCCCTGCTATATTGTTACATGCTCCAGAGCAAACTCTATTTTGCATGTTATCTTTCAAAGTTATTCAACATAATCATATTTTATGTCTGCAGGGAAACAATTACTTCCATGTGTTAGGATAAAATCCAGGCTTCAGCACACTGCTTAAGAAACTACACCAGGCTCAGGTAAAAGAGGCCAGTTCTCTTCCCTGGCAGGATGGAAGGAACCAAACTCACAGCCCACTCCCTGCATCAGCAAACACTCTTCTGTGCTGCATCAGCAGCAGTAGATAACgcagctgctggctgccttCCCACACCTAATCCCTCAGTTCTAATGCAATAAAGTTGTATTTGACTACCCAAGGCTCTCCAAAGATCATCAGCTTACCTAGTCAATGGATTTTCAGAATAGATCTTCTCTAACATGCTCTCACTTCACCAGAGAGCTTTAAGTATGGGTGGATAGTCATACCTCCAACTCTGCTGctttaaatcttattttctccaCTTTATACTGGTTATGGTCACTCTCCATCTAAACTCCATACATGCATTACAATAATGCTTAAAATAGATCACCAAGACCACTATCATAATTCCTCCCGGATTATATTTTACCTTGCAGCCtgcataaaaaaccccacatgcaAAGTAATTGTTTTATGAGCCTGTACTGGATGCTTTGTAGCTGTGCCTCACAATACAAGTAGTGAtacaaaaatagaataaaaaggGTCAGAAAATCAAGAGCAAAGGACTGCTGCTGGAAAACCGTTGGGTTAGAGGTTTGCCGCATTACTGCTCCAGAACAAAGGCATGCTTTGTTATTCACTCTGTGCTTCTGGTAACACTGAATTGCCTCATGGtgtttttcccacttttttttttatatgctttcCCTATCTTTATCCTCCTCTCAAACTCTTaccccttttcttctccctcccatattgctttttctatttACCTGTTCTACAACTGCACTTTCTAATGGCATCCCTACTCTCTTTTTAGTCTATGTTCTTGATTCTATTTAGCATCTTGAAAAGACAAAGATTGTTTATGATAGAACAAAACAGCCTTTCCacctcccccaaaaaaatacCAACATTAACAAGCCAGAACCAGTAAAACAACTGACAAATCATTTTATTACCATtaatatgtgatttttttaaaagtccaaGTGCTGCACCTGTGAAAAACAGGCTATTTTGTAcctaaaatttaatttggaaacTTATGCAAGTGTGAAGATACCTGTCCAAAAGACACTGCATAAACTATTCTCAAAAGATTTCTACAAAGTAACACATTGTTCCACTATTTGAAATAGCACTCACCAGGAACCTTTCTGGAAATATCTTACAATATTGATTCATGTACaatatttctctgaaaagtGTTGAATTTCTTTGACCATACAAGATTTCCAGATTTTTAAGAAGTGTCATACACATACAGTCTCAAGTTCTGAATATCTAGCAAATACAAACCAGAGCTTCCACAGGAAGTTGGTGCCAGAATTTCCTCCTGATTATTATCACAGTTTAAATACAAACGTACATTTAGGATTACTGGTTTATATTAATTTGCCATAGCAGAAGCAAgtctcattttggttttgtttacagCATTTTAAGTAACACTTGAATCTAGAACACAGTATTACGAATTCCTAGGAAGCATGACGGAGCATTACAATAAATGCTGTACGCTCTGGACAAAACTTCAAAACCTCAAACCTATTTTGATCTTCTACTAACATGTACTAATAGAGAGAAATAAGGGCCTTTCAAAATAGCTGTTCATATACAATAGCTCCCTTTTCATGTGCAAGTTCACCAATTTAATGCCAAAAATAAACTCACTACCTTTTCGATATATCAGAGCACAGAAAAGTGAACTGTTTCTCCTTCAACATTCTACTGTAGGATCTCCAGTTTAATAATCTATATCTCAACACATCCTTCAAAATCATACTTCAACTTCAGCGTTGCAACATTATTCCCACATCAGAGGAAAACATCAATTTCCAGCATGAAATCAAGCAGCAGCAACTCAAAACAACTTTATTTACTCTGAATATCAAACACAATGTACATCAAAagcttcaactttttttttggttgcaaTCCAGCTTGCTGACCATACTTAAAATTGtgtaacaatgaaaaataaaaacttgtatttcattttggaaCAGTCTGTATACCAACACATCTTTGAGAACAAGCCTTGTCCTGTTAGTCTAATTTTGCAGCTCTACTGCAAGATCCCCTATTACACACAAACGTTCTGGTGTTAGGGTAAGCACAGTTTCCTTTAAATCCCATCGACAGAGataacaggaaaagagaaaaggatggaTGAAAACACTGCATTCTGCAGCAATCCTAGTTCATGCAAATACAAGAAAGATCAGGAGCTAAGCTGTGCTTTCACTTAAACCTGCTTAATGAGAATAAAAACTGACTAgaaatttttaagtgaaaaagtaCTCCAACAAATAGAAACCAAATCCTGATTTTTCACACATTCATTTTCGGTGCTCTAAATTAACTAGAGAGATGGCACCAAGATACtaaatttacaaaatatttagaTCAGGCTATTAACAAAGGTCTTCCAGAAAGTAAGTATAAACTTGACCTAGGAAACAAGCAACTGATGTTTCTCTGgctttgtaaatgttttgcaGCCCAAGATAAGCAACCTAATGTTAAGCTCAAACCCAAAGAAAATGACTACAAATACTTTTGTCACATTAGATAATCATCTATAAAACTCTTTAGCAGAAAGTGTAACActattttctctgcagaaagccAACTTCACTTTATCTAAGTCAGTTTTGAAGCAATTCCTGTATCAGAAAGTGCTGGCAGAATTTGCACTAATAATTGCTCATGCATAATAAAGCTCACAAAGGAAAGTTTTACCATCCCTCATTCTTTGTTGAGAGCACAAACCActgaaggatttttaaaaactcccAACAATCTCCCTATATACGCTTGCAAAAAATTATAGTTGGAAGCAACTGAATTGGGCTTTGTGTTTTTCCAGGCGTTGCTTCCTCAGAGTGATAGCTGTAAGCATTTGGAAATTggcagtttaataaagaaaaccaTATGCATTCTTTTAAAGacaccaaaatatttcaaaattcatTTCCAGATGCTAGAGACTACAGGCCTTTGCTGAAAtgcttattaattttttttaaattcggggggggggggggggggggtgtgcgcGTGTGGTGGTGGAATCATACTTACACCCAGTTTCCTTTAAATTGATTTAAGAACAGGCTGAGCAAGCATTTCAAGAAGTTCTTCAGTCTGTTTCTCTACAGAGATGTTTTGAAGAATTAAAAACCAGACCTGTGCTCACGTGTTTGAATAAaggctttttcttcatttcacaaGAAAAGAGTATGTTAGGGAAATACACTGACAAACTGTGTGACATTAGAAATTAAAACTGGCTGATGCtacatgctatttttaaagcttaCATTCTTTTAAGCTGTAAAAAGTCTTTATCTCCTCAACTCCTCAAAACCAAACCTGATTATTGAAAGTACTGTTACATTACTGACATATGAATCTACTTGTCACTTTGGattaaaaatgtatctgtaaataacttcagtaagactaaaaaaaccacaaaaatactTACATTGCATTTACTTTATCTTCTGGGCCTTGAACTTGGCCCGTTACAGTTCCTTGACTGGTATTTTTAACCCAGCCAACCACTCCTAATTTCCTAGCTTCTTCTTCTGTGTactgatttgaaaaataataaaaaggacaATCAGTGTCAGCACATATGCTACATGTTATACCACTTAAACCCCCACTTTCATTTCCATAGCTTTAAGACCTAcacttaagggaaaaaaaatccatagatGATGCTCATACTCAGGCATTAAGATATTCTTGTCAGCTCTGAAGTTGCAGCAGCCTACTTTTGAACGagattttatgtatgtataatGAATGCATGAGTTAATTCCCACTTCcattttcacagattttaatacttttcttcaaaatatacATGTGATGGCTCCCACCGAGACATGACACTGCTTGTAATAAAAGTCACCTTCCTCTTCGCTTTATCATACATACCTGCATAGAAACCCTCTGATGGTGCAAGGCTTTTTCATTCACAGGGAGGCCGAAGACTTGTTCCCCTTATTTCAGGAACTTTTAACACAATTTTGATCACAAAGGACTCTACTAATCTCACACCACTCCCTTGTACCTACTCTATTCCTTTCTGTAGCTCCTATCACTGCACATTTGCCTCTTCAACAATCACCATGTCTAAACTCATTAAATTTGCTACATGTACAAACTTCATAGTTCCTTTTCtctaatttcatttgaaatccTTTCCACCTGACTTCCAGCCCTTAAGTTCCACCCCCAGCTGCTGCATTATTActaacaaacagcagcaaagctcataATCTAATTGTACtcattttctaatatttttgcAATACCACAACAAATTATGGTTTCCCAGCTATTCACTTCTTGTGAAGAAATCAGGAACTTCCAAGTACCCTGGTTTTtgagtttgttggttttttttaaactctctcattttctgtctttcatgtACATATGAAATATATGCACGGTTTTCCTAATTTGTCTCTGAACACTGAAATGGTAGGGAACAGAAAGCCTGTCTTGCAGAAATCCGTTAATTTTTTGTTCCATGTAGGACAATACAAACACGATGAGCCAATACACAGTACTCCATTTTATGAATAGCAAGTTTATTTACATTAAAGGTACCTCCTCTGTTTTGCTTCTTGCACGTTTAGTAAAGAGGTATAAGCCTACACAGCCCATGTTTTTATCTTGTATTACAGAACATCAGACTGATGGCTCAAACAGTAAGATTTGAGAGTTTTCAATACATTTTGATGAGAAGTAGCCACCAAACATTTTAGAGTATATGCAGTAATACCCAAAACAGTACACAGATACTAGCTGTGCAGACTGTGTAATCAGTCTCTTTAGACACTTATTCTAATGCCAGCAGCCAAACTTCAGGTCAGTATGACTACATTCCAAGAGATGAAACAAATTTGGGGGTAATCTAGGCAGTGAAAAGGTGTTGCTAACTGTAAAGAGTATTTTTCAAGTTGATTATGAGCAGCCTCTCCATACAAATTTGTCCAAAAGCATGGGAATGCAGCTGACAACCTGTTTCTCAATACTGCTTACTAGCTCGGGACTGGCACTGCGGTGTATGTTCACATAGCTCCAGGTCAGCTCAAAACAAGGCAGAGCAAGCTTGCACCTGCCCATCACATTGTGTGGACATACACTCTCCACttgaaaacataattaaatTTGAGACATACTATATTGTAATCCTCTATCCATTTCAATTTTGCACTATTTCATAATACATATAAACTATGCACAAAAACTTTTAGGTCTAATATTAAGCATGGCCCACtattttccaacaaaaaaacctgttcttaTTTGAAATGCGTCCTGTTGTTTCTTGGGTTCCTGTGAAATGCAAAAGTACCTGCTGCACATTCAGAGCTGGTGGAGATGTTTAGCTGGGATATGAGCCACTGACTGCATGTTTGTAGCACGTGGTTACAAGGAAACACAGTAAGCTTCTTTACATACTGGTACTATAATTgccataaaaaaattaaactggaaCACATTGTTTCAGAAGCTAATATCAAGACCTTCAGATTTAACCTTTCCAAAGATTAACATGTTATAATGCTCTTGTGGCTGTTTTATCACAAGTAATCCAAACACAATCTTTAGATACTATACAAACAAGCAACACAtaggaagcttttaaaaatccattttaatatAACAGtaatataaaacaaatattttctccttttaaatccACTTGCAATACTTAACCATCTGACCTAGAACCCAAAACAGCAGTTGGATATGTTTATACTCGACAGACCTGATGCTGTATTTTTAGCACTGGAAATACTATACTGTAAGGTAGAACTGGTAAATCAGACATTGCCTTACCATCCTGAAACAAAcacctggaaaagaaagaaaaagacattaaaattatttgaaaagatACCACTCCTAGGAATTTCACTTTATATTAAGGTAAACTGCATACAAGTCATCCGTGatcttttcttacagaaatttCAGAGAGCAGTTACGAAACTTTAACATTGGGCAAACTCCACAGAATTTGCAAACAAGCTGGCCTTGGGCCTTCCCTTGGACAAACGATTATTTTCAGTAACGCAGTTAGCGCATGTATCTTCCTCTAATGAAGATGTTGCAGTACGAAAATTGCCTTTGACTTAATTTTCGAGTTTTGCTGCCAAGCCGGGGCGGGAGGGCATTCCCACATAACCGCGCTGACAGAAGACGCGAGCATAAACGCGGGTAACGGGAAGTGCTCTTGACAGAACCTGTGCTCCCCAGGGAACCGGACAAGCTTTACAGCGGGGGCATATTTACAaccttttcccccttccccttggGGACGAGGAGGCGACGGCCGCTCCCGCGCCAACCCCGCTGCCCCTCACGACGCCGTCGCCTCAGCCCCCGCCCGCCTCACTTGGCCCCGCGCGCATGCGCGGCCCGCCACAACCGCGCGCCCTTGGCGCCGGCTGAGTGCGGCGCCCCTCACCCCCGCCCGGCGGGGAGCCCGTCCTTACCTTGCACTCGCCCGAACACTTCGTAATCCACCGACTTGAGCGCGCCGGAGGCCTTCGCCAGGGCAGACATGGTGGCCGCGCCGGCGAAGGAAGAGCCGCTGTTGCTTAGTGCGCTGCTCTCCGCGCCGCGGCCGAgggggggccgccgccgcctcccccccccggGCGAGCGGACGGGAGCGCGCGAGGCTCAAGCTTCCCGCGTAAGCGGCCGCCTCACAGGGAGGCgctcgggggcggggggcacgAGACCGCAGACCGACCCCTGGCTGGGGGCGGGAGAAGCCGCCCTCGGGGAACACCTCTCCCGCCGTGAGGGACGGGGCCCGCAGCTCTGAGGGGAGGCGCGGCCCTTCACCGCCTCACCCGGAGTACAAGCGCTCTGCGGCAGCTGCAGCCAACGGCGTGTCGTGAGGTACTTGCTGAGCCCTCATAAAGGCATTATTCCCGCTTACATTTGAGGGTAGAAATACGTTGAGAGAACAAAGGTCTGAACGAGACTGTCTCCTGTTTCAGGGCTGGTGCAGTAGGCGTGTACACCCAACCAGGTTTCCCACCTCCAGCATCCCGTGACAGGTAACCAGCATTAGCCTTTCTCAGGGATTTACAAGAATCATTGAAACAAGAAAGTATTTGCCATGCATTGCTGAACTGAGGTAATTTTGACTGATAAGGCGGATGAGATGGGAAGTCAAGTAGTTGAGagctaaaacatacaaaaaaaccaaattaatcTTGGGCATCCCTCCTTGGCAGGGCTGCGTGACTGACTTCTCACATCTCCACATTACTTAAGCTTTCACACAGagttttaaaagcttatttctcttccctgctcaACCGCTGTGCTGAGGCAAATACCAAAGCCAGCAAGGGGCTGGACTCCTTGGCTAGAGCAGGCCCTGAAGATAGAAAGCTCACCTCATGCAATCTGTTCACCAGACCCTGACAGTGATATTTATTAGAGCTCATGTTTTCATTAGCAAACTTTTCCAGAAGCCTTTGCATCTAATTTCTTTTATGTAGATGCTGCATGTGCAAAAATACAGGCCAGAAACTTGTTGTTCAGTAGGCCGAGTCTCCGACCAAACGCcacaaagatttttctctggAGTATTCTATGTCTGCTTGCAGTTTTTTCACCCCTGtattgacttttttaaaaaaaaaaaatctaagtgtCTTCAGGTAGACTTCTACACTAGAAACAACATTTAACCACCCTTAGAAGATGAACTCAGCCTTCTCTTACTCACCAACAGATAAAGTGGCAGGTTGACTGTGACTTcacaataaaaatcaaaataattattttattggcTCTCTCCAATAGGCAATTCCCCCACCACCACTTCTTGTCCTAGCCATAATGCAGCATAACCTGAGTGGTTTACGTGTTTGGATCTCAAGGCTACAGGGTTGTTAAAAATAGATCAAGACctagcaaaaaaagaaaattgcttttccaAGATGCATCAATTAACTAGAGAAACAACCATTCCATTCAGTGCAGGACAAAAATTCACATTGATTCAGAAAACTTCCAGTATCACAGGGAATAGGAACACAATAGGCAAAGTTTCATCATTTGCTTTAACTAGATAACATGTTAAATCAAAACCTTGCCTTTTACAGGGGTCATACATTTCAGGAGTGTGGAATCAgcaccattttgtttttaaagaggaGGATTCTACAGAAAGAGGAACAGAATGCAGTATAGactgaaaaatcttttgttATTTGCTGCCATCTATCAGCAGTGAAGAGCAAGACAGGTAAAAAATAACTTTACAATAGCAGTCTATTTACAGTATAAAGCATTGTAACACAAGCCTTGAAACCAGAGCTTATTCTGGTACTGATTACACTTTGCCTATCTGCACATTCCAGTACTGGCAACCGCAATCTTTATTTTATCAAGAGAATCTTTGACCTTTCAGGTGAGTTTTCTTGATGTCATTCATTTCAATCTCCTCATATCTGCACTGGCTCGTTCTTAGGACAGGAATCCATTCCTGTTGCTCTCCTTGAGAGCTTCCTGGCTCAGAGATACTCCCATCTCCTGTCTTCCTACAGCTATTGTCTTTTTTCAGAGAAGTcagtttaagattttttttttatttgccataAGAACATCTTGCCACTCCTTCCCTAGACAAGTCTGAGTTTCTCATTATTTCATGACAAATAGCAGACATACCATGCAGAGCCTGAAGAACTCCAGAAAATGATACCATGAAACACCTAATATTTTACAGTCCAACTAATGTATATCAGtaataaaacagtatttaaatacTCTAATTAGCAAGAGAGCTTTAGCATACCCTATCAAGAAATGTAGGCAGCCTGTATGAAGTCGTGAAATTCTGActctttccccccctcttttcagctgtttaCTCCAGGGTAGTGATGTCAGCCTCAGAAGAATCAGCTGGTTGCACTTCCTAAAGCTACAACCAATTGTAAAAAATGCTAAACACCTACATCTGTTAAGGCATAAGATATATGCCTTGATTATACTGCAGAGGAATGCAAATGATTATCAACATTTCCTGCAACAAATTGTTGTACATTTAGGATGAGCTTGAGAATGAACAGAAAATGTAACGCCATAACATCTGTAGATAAAATACAGAGTCTTTCATACTGCTACCAGCTTAGCTATTACCATGTGTTGGTTTCAGTTTGCTACTCAGTAAATAAGGGTGACCTTTTTTATTActaaagcaaagcagcaacagTCATGATTAATATCCAAGTGAGAAATTCCAGGCTGCAGTGAATTCCAGTGGTGACCATTATGGTGCCAGTTTGCCCAGGCCTTTTCTGTGCTGATAGCAGATGCTTTTTTAAGATTCATCTCCTATTTCACCatattaatttcactttttcttttctgatcaCTCCATATCCTTGTTAATTCAGATGTGTGCTAGCCAGCTTTTATTCCTCTGTCTCTTTCAGAAGACATTGTTTTGTGTTCTCACTTCTGCTATACAGATTGACTTTCACTCCCAGCACAGTGTCATCTAGGAACTATTATTACTGTAACTTAAGCTTGTACAGAAGGGCTTCTTTATTCTGAAGGGTGCTTTACCTAGCAAGCTTTTTGCAATTGGTGAAAACTCTGTTGCAGATAGGACTAGTTTTACCACTAGGTCATCTGCCTCTACTCTGAGCattaaacctttaaaaattcCTTCTAGTACTTAAAGTATAGTGAAGTTTTCCCACTATCCTGTTTTTGATCATAGCATAAAGAAAGGATGTAATAGAGATTATCATTATTGGAAAACACCAGAGAACAGCACGCGCGCAGCTGTGTAAGGAGCTGAGGGTGACTCTAGCACTTAAGCAATACAGCCACACAGTAcctgagcagggcaggcagagccagggGGTGGCAGCAGGGTCCATCCAGGAGCAAGAGAAGACTGGACTAGAAGCACAGCTATAAGGTAGAGGCAAGGTGTATCCAAGAGGCAAGGCTGAAGACAGAATTTAAGACTAGTCCATTTATGACTTAAGGGAAGCACATGTGCTCAGCCCTGAGCTTAAATGGCACTCCCGGGCCAAGGAGCAGAGGGGTGTGTTTGAGTCCCAGGTGAGGCTTGTCAGGACAATTAGACCTATTGGTGCCCTTGGCACTGACCACTATCAATAAACAGTCTTTGATAAAagaatcttttatttattaagcTCTTGCTTTGGTTGTTAAATCAAAGTTATTCTGAAAGTTGTAGTTTCATTGCTTATGCTGTTTGTTCATCTCTGGCACAGAATAGTTGGAAAAccattaaaacctttttttctttcaataccCACTACTCCTGCTTTCTCTCTATGTGGCTGTCACCTCACACTACCGTATCTACTTGATGTTCTCCACTCCTAAAATTACCATCTTTGGCGTTAATGCAGATGTCCCATCAGGCACATAACCTCCCACCTTGCTGTCTTAATTCATCCTTCAACTTGTAACTATGCTGCTACTTTTCTGCACCATTTCAATTTAACATTGCTGCTCCTCAGACCTGTCCATGATTGCATTTCTGCTCTCCTGCTACCTTTTTGTAGAGTTTCTTGCACAATCTACTAACTATTAACATTCCTGACTTTTCTTTGGCATTCACCCCTCTCGCTCAGCCATCGGCTTGCTAGCTGATATCTTTAGCTatacattttcttcagaatttttaatatttgtgcaACTCTGTTTCATCACTCTCTTTATCTGAACCAAACTGTAAACCTGACTCACTTGCAAACGGTTCCCAGCTGATCTTGATGAGTGGTTTCCCAAAGGATACCAAAGCCTCTAGATAAAAGAAGCTACTGCTCCTGTTGCTTGGTTCTTGCTGTTACATAGGGAGGATTGAATACCAACAAAGGAGGTTAGAAGCTCTGTAAGTTTAATTTGTCCTATctagcttctttttttgtttcttttctctcaaatGTAATGTATATCAGTTTCTCTTTTCTatcctttaaaataatgctCTGCTCTTCCTTTGTGTTTACTTCTTCAAGCAAAATGATAAACTTCCTTCTTTAgaggttttcctcttttcattgtttccttatcacatttttttctcctaaattgCATTCAC from Gavia stellata isolate bGavSte3 chromosome 23, bGavSte3.hap2, whole genome shotgun sequence includes the following:
- the ACYP2 gene encoding acylphosphatase-2, with protein sequence MSALAKASGALKSVDYEVFGRVQGVCFRMYTEEEARKLGVVGWVKNTSQGTVTGQVQGPEDKVNAMKSWLSKVGSPSSRIDRTSFSNEKEISKLDFSGFSTRY